A stretch of Pseudomonas sp. LS.1a DNA encodes these proteins:
- a CDS encoding RnfABCDGE type electron transport complex subunit G, which yields MKRLVRDVGLLLLTAALALSTTLAWRHWTSPAIADAEKQLNSRQRLAVLPEGSYDNQPLDNPLPRPAAQRPNSRILAAYRATLAGKPAAIILVTQAQGYAGPIVLSVAIAADGRLIGSQLVEQQESPGLGARLGDPQVNWLGQFANRQLSDHWALKRDQGDFDQLAGATVTSRAVIGALQEALSYFDQQRSVLLEGPTHE from the coding sequence ATGAAGCGCCTGGTACGTGATGTGGGCCTGCTGCTGCTGACCGCGGCACTGGCGCTGTCGACCACCCTGGCCTGGCGGCACTGGACCAGCCCGGCCATCGCCGACGCCGAGAAACAACTGAATAGCCGCCAGCGGCTGGCGGTGCTGCCAGAAGGCAGTTACGACAACCAGCCACTGGACAATCCGCTGCCCAGGCCCGCCGCACAGCGGCCAAACAGCCGTATCCTGGCAGCTTACCGGGCCACCCTGGCGGGCAAACCGGCCGCCATCATCCTGGTCACCCAGGCCCAGGGCTATGCCGGGCCGATCGTGCTGAGCGTGGCCATTGCCGCGGACGGCCGACTGATCGGCAGCCAGCTGGTCGAGCAACAGGAAAGCCCCGGGCTGGGCGCACGCCTGGGTGATCCGCAGGTGAACTGGTTGGGGCAATTTGCCAACCGTCAGTTGAGCGATCACTGGGCGCTGAAGCGCGACCAGGGCGACTTTGACCAGTTGGCCGGGGCAACCGTTACCTCACGGGCAGTGATCGGCGCACTACAGGAAGCGCTGAGTTACTTCGATCAGCAGCGCAGCGTGCTGCTGGAGGGCCCCACGCATGAATAG
- a CDS encoding Rnf-Nqr domain containing protein translates to MNRFYLLGASLVPLLGATRTLSEGATIGVCAVLMSSLHQLLLAPLRQRLTTWPRVLASLLLLAALASCLQLALRAWLLPTALALGHYPALLCLQCLATDHLLPDQGRWRLLASHLCTLFASCLLLGASRQWLTDGASLHLASLAPGALLLLGLLLALYNRLRPGPAQPRRQGKR, encoded by the coding sequence ATGAATAGGTTCTACCTGCTGGGCGCAAGCCTTGTGCCCCTGCTGGGCGCCACCCGGACACTGAGCGAAGGCGCCACCATCGGCGTGTGCGCGGTGCTGATGAGCAGCCTTCACCAACTGTTGCTGGCCCCCCTTCGCCAGCGGCTCACCACCTGGCCCCGTGTGCTGGCCAGCCTGCTGCTGCTGGCGGCCCTGGCCAGTTGCCTGCAACTGGCCCTGCGTGCCTGGCTGCTGCCAACGGCTCTCGCCCTCGGCCACTATCCCGCACTGCTATGCCTGCAATGCCTGGCCACTGACCACCTGCTGCCCGATCAAGGGCGCTGGCGCCTGCTCGCCAGTCACCTGTGCACGCTGTTTGCCAGCTGCCTGCTGCTCGGTGCCAGCCGCCAATGGCTGACCGACGGTGCCAGCCTGCATCTGGCCAGCCTGGCCCCCGGCGCCTTGCTACTGCTCGGACTGCTGTTGGCCTTGTACAATCGCCTGCGTCCGGGCCCTGCCCAACCACGTCGTCAAGGAAAGCGCTGA
- a CDS encoding RnfABCDGE type electron transport complex subunit D has translation MTAKPDPRLRTSMGLVLLACLPGLLTLFWLHGWSLLLNLLLCASAALLCEALLLTLRAQPLRMALNDGSALVTAVLLTAALPTLAPWWLPVVAASVAIGIGKQAFGGVGRNLFNPAMVGYAFALLSFPLQMNHWPGPAPGLLDSLQQVFTGSAQIDAWARPTLLDGLRHNRSLTIEELFASHPGFGSIGGRGSEWVNLAFLLGGLFLLQRKVITWHAPVGLLAGLLLFSLLGWNGSGSDSNGSPLLHLFSGSTMMAAFFIATEPVSGPRQEWAKLGFGLGAGLLIYLIRTWGSYPDGTAFAILLMNLMTPSLERLAVQRQQVAR, from the coding sequence ATGACCGCCAAACCCGACCCGCGGCTACGCACCAGCATGGGCCTGGTGTTGCTGGCCTGCCTGCCTGGCTTGCTGACGCTGTTCTGGCTGCATGGCTGGAGTTTGCTACTGAACCTGTTGCTGTGCGCGAGTGCCGCGCTGCTGTGCGAGGCGTTGCTGCTCACTTTGCGAGCACAACCGCTGCGCATGGCGCTGAACGACGGCAGCGCGCTGGTGACCGCCGTGCTGCTGACCGCCGCCCTGCCCACCCTGGCGCCGTGGTGGTTGCCGGTGGTGGCTGCCAGTGTTGCCATCGGCATCGGCAAACAGGCCTTTGGCGGGGTCGGGCGCAATCTGTTCAACCCGGCCATGGTCGGCTACGCCTTCGCGCTGCTGAGCTTCCCGCTGCAGATGAACCATTGGCCAGGGCCGGCGCCAGGCCTGCTCGACAGCCTGCAGCAGGTGTTCACCGGCAGCGCGCAGATCGATGCCTGGGCCCGGCCGACACTGCTCGACGGCCTGCGCCACAACCGCAGCCTGACCATCGAAGAGCTGTTCGCCAGCCACCCGGGCTTCGGCAGCATCGGTGGGCGGGGCAGCGAATGGGTCAACCTGGCGTTCCTGCTGGGCGGCCTGTTCCTGCTGCAACGCAAGGTGATCACCTGGCATGCGCCGGTTGGTTTGCTGGCAGGGTTGCTCCTGTTCAGCCTGCTGGGCTGGAATGGCTCGGGTTCGGACTCAAACGGCTCACCCCTGCTGCACCTGTTCTCCGGCTCGACCATGATGGCGGCGTTCTTCATTGCCACCGAACCGGTGTCCGGCCCCCGGCAGGAGTGGGCGAAGCTAGGGTTCGGCCTGGGAGCGGGCCTGCTGATCTACCTGATCCGCACCTGGGGCAGCTACCCGGACGGTACCGCGTTTGCCATCCTGCTGATGAACCTCATGACGCCAAGCCTCGAACGCCTGGCCGTGCAGCGCCAGCAGGTTGCCCGATGA
- a CDS encoding PA3496 family putative envelope integrity protein encodes MSSDKDDLSIEDDFVAAEDDVEPQVETAKTNLSKRRTIDNMLEERRLQKQLADFDYDL; translated from the coding sequence ATGAGTAGCGATAAAGACGACCTGTCGATCGAAGATGATTTTGTTGCCGCAGAGGATGATGTGGAACCCCAGGTGGAAACCGCAAAAACCAACCTGAGCAAACGCCGCACTATCGACAATATGCTGGAAGAAAGGCGCCTGCAGAAGCAGCTGGCCGACTTCGACTACGATCTGTAG
- a CDS encoding response regulator transcription factor gives MNKVLIVDDHPVIRLAVRMLMERHGYDVVAETDNGVAALQLTRQHLPDIVVLDIGIPKLDGLEVIARMATFSPGSKVLVLTSQPPGNFSMRCMQAGAAGYVCKQQELTELLSAIKAVLSGYSYFPNQALHPSRGRGGGSETDMVNRLSAREMTVLQQLARGRSNKEIADSMFLSNKTVSTYKSRLLLKLNARSLVDLIELAQRQGLN, from the coding sequence ATGAATAAAGTGCTTATCGTAGATGATCATCCGGTCATACGCTTGGCCGTACGCATGCTGATGGAGCGGCATGGGTATGACGTCGTGGCGGAGACCGACAACGGGGTGGCTGCATTGCAGCTGACACGGCAACACCTGCCGGATATCGTGGTGCTCGATATCGGTATTCCCAAACTGGATGGCCTGGAGGTGATCGCCCGTATGGCGACCTTCAGCCCGGGCAGCAAGGTGCTGGTGCTGACATCGCAGCCCCCAGGCAATTTCTCGATGCGCTGCATGCAGGCGGGGGCGGCGGGCTATGTGTGCAAGCAACAGGAACTCACCGAGCTGCTGAGCGCCATCAAGGCCGTATTGTCGGGCTACAGCTACTTCCCCAACCAGGCTCTGCATCCGTCACGTGGCAGGGGAGGCGGGAGTGAGACAGATATGGTCAACCGCCTCTCGGCGCGCGAGATGACAGTGTTGCAGCAACTGGCACGAGGGCGTTCGAACAAGGAGATTGCCGACAGCATGTTCCTCAGCAACAAGACGGTCAGTACCTACAAGTCGCGTCTGTTGCTCAAGCTCAACGCGCGGTCGCTGGTCGACCTGATCGAGCTGGCGCAACGGCAAGGGTTGAACTGA
- the nth gene encoding endonuclease III has translation MNAAKRLEIFRRLHEDNPDPKTELAYTTPFELLVAVTLSAQSTDVGVNKATARLFPVANTPEAIYALGVEGLSEYIKTIGLYNSKAKNVIEACRLLIERHDSQVPQTREALEALPGVGRKTANVVLNTAFRQPTMAVDTHIFRVSNRTGIAPGKTVLEVEKKLIKFVPKDYLLDAHHWLILHGRYVCQARKPRCGSCRIEDLCEYKHKTSDD, from the coding sequence ATGAATGCCGCCAAACGCCTGGAGATCTTTCGCAGGCTGCACGAAGACAATCCCGACCCAAAGACCGAACTGGCCTACACCACGCCGTTCGAACTGCTGGTTGCCGTGACACTGTCCGCGCAGTCCACCGATGTCGGCGTCAACAAGGCCACCGCCCGCCTGTTCCCGGTCGCCAACACCCCCGAGGCCATCTATGCCCTGGGCGTCGAAGGCCTGAGCGAGTACATCAAGACCATTGGTTTGTACAACAGCAAGGCCAAGAACGTCATCGAAGCCTGCCGGCTGCTGATCGAACGCCATGACAGCCAGGTACCGCAAACCCGCGAAGCCCTGGAGGCGCTGCCCGGCGTGGGCCGCAAGACCGCCAACGTAGTGCTCAACACAGCGTTCCGCCAGCCGACCATGGCGGTGGATACCCATATCTTCCGGGTCAGCAACCGCACAGGCATTGCGCCAGGCAAGACGGTGCTGGAAGTGGAGAAGAAGCTGATCAAGTTCGTACCAAAAGATTACCTGCTCGACGCCCACCACTGGCTGATCCTGCACGGGCGCTATGTGTGCCAGGCACGCAAACCACGGTGCGGCAGTTGCCGGATCGAAGACCTGTGCGAGTACAAGCACAAGACCTCCGACGATTGA
- a CDS encoding Rnf-Nqr domain containing protein: MSDYILVLISAALVNHLCLQQQPLPRLHLHVHGLACALCFALGMFGAQLLLQVVLAPLQAQDLALFLLLPWLAVLAWGVPWLLTRWRPTWPMTELPALLLSNAAVLGLTLQQASDDSTWLATLLQGLLAGGGFWLALVLFADLRQRSAHVDVPGALRGLPIELLGAGVMAMAFSGFNGLFAQ, translated from the coding sequence ATGAGCGACTACATCCTGGTCCTGATCAGCGCCGCGCTGGTCAATCACCTGTGCCTGCAACAACAGCCACTCCCCAGGCTGCACCTGCACGTACACGGCCTTGCCTGCGCACTGTGCTTCGCCTTGGGCATGTTCGGCGCGCAGCTGCTGTTGCAGGTGGTGCTTGCCCCGCTGCAGGCTCAGGACCTTGCCCTGTTCCTGTTGTTGCCCTGGCTGGCCGTGCTCGCCTGGGGCGTGCCATGGCTGCTGACAAGGTGGCGCCCGACCTGGCCGATGACGGAGTTGCCTGCGTTGCTGTTGAGCAATGCGGCAGTACTGGGGTTGACCCTGCAACAGGCAAGCGACGACAGCACATGGCTCGCCACGCTGCTGCAAGGCCTGCTGGCCGGCGGTGGCTTCTGGCTGGCGCTGGTCTTGTTCGCCGACCTGCGCCAACGCAGCGCCCATGTCGACGTCCCCGGGGCGCTGCGCGGCCTGCCCATCGAACTGCTCGGTGCCGGGGTGATGGCCATGGCGTTTTCCGGCTTCAACGGGCTGTTCGCCCAATGA